A portion of the Streptomyces erythrochromogenes genome contains these proteins:
- a CDS encoding MFS transporter, which translates to MLGSAAVTTAEQQGRPRAAIPSADGGGPGRGAVPPQQGPHEQPRRRTRALDPLRRHPVAVATLLAAVLHVVWFFSFANSGGDLAAQDAWAEFVGRHPDSAYNLAWYGGMHPVSYSVVSPYLMHMLGVRTTMMVAGTVSAGLLALILTRCRGAVREPLWPALAGAYGLFCNALSGRVTFGLGAMFALGAVAAVFCWPRKWARRRWAKAAVAAPLAGIATAASPVAGLFLGVIAAALFLSGRRPGAYALGLAPVAVVGLSAWLFPFSGTQPMKIGSAGLPFLFGLLIFFLVPRRWKTVRIASAVYALGVFLTWVIDSQVGSNVTRMVMLFGGAVLLAALPYEVPRSRRWYGVLLAFVGLNAWITTNSVTDIVRTTPVAAWNRELAPLVDQLQKAGADRGRVEVVPVSSHRESSAFPSYVNLARGWNRQADLERNPLFYDDTLTADSYRAWLERWAVHYVVLPADKPDSGGEDEAKLVRAGLPYLQQVWGDANWQLFKVDAPTNLVRGPASVVRAGADQLVIDAKQAGRVLVRIPHSPWLGLVDAAGKPVPPPQETAESKARGAVPKEFANTAGCLFKALPDGEGDVWTELLVPAPGEYRVAAKYQLPRGTPCPEEVVQATLGTPERPAPATGSTP; encoded by the coding sequence ATGTTGGGGAGTGCGGCAGTGACCACCGCTGAGCAGCAGGGCCGGCCCAGGGCAGCCATCCCGTCGGCAGACGGCGGCGGCCCGGGCCGTGGCGCCGTGCCGCCGCAGCAGGGGCCGCACGAGCAGCCCCGGCGGCGCACCCGCGCACTCGATCCGCTGCGCCGGCACCCCGTGGCCGTCGCCACCCTGCTCGCCGCCGTGCTGCACGTCGTCTGGTTCTTCAGCTTCGCCAACAGCGGCGGCGACCTCGCCGCGCAGGACGCCTGGGCCGAGTTCGTGGGCCGGCATCCCGACTCGGCGTACAACCTCGCCTGGTACGGCGGCATGCACCCCGTCTCGTACAGCGTGGTCTCGCCGTACCTCATGCACATGCTCGGCGTACGCACCACGATGATGGTCGCGGGCACCGTCTCGGCCGGGCTGCTCGCCCTGATCCTGACCCGCTGCCGCGGGGCCGTGCGCGAGCCGCTGTGGCCCGCCCTGGCCGGGGCGTACGGGCTGTTCTGCAACGCGCTCTCGGGCCGGGTCACCTTCGGGCTGGGCGCGATGTTCGCCCTCGGCGCGGTCGCCGCGGTCTTCTGCTGGCCGCGCAAGTGGGCGCGGCGGCGCTGGGCCAAGGCCGCGGTGGCGGCCCCGCTGGCCGGGATCGCGACCGCCGCCAGCCCCGTCGCGGGCCTCTTCCTCGGGGTGATCGCGGCCGCGCTGTTCCTGAGCGGGCGGCGCCCGGGTGCGTACGCGCTCGGGCTGGCCCCGGTGGCCGTGGTCGGGCTGTCGGCCTGGCTCTTCCCGTTCTCCGGGACGCAGCCGATGAAGATCGGTTCGGCCGGGCTGCCGTTCCTGTTCGGGCTGCTGATCTTCTTCCTGGTGCCGCGGCGCTGGAAGACGGTCCGGATCGCCTCCGCCGTCTACGCCCTCGGGGTCTTCCTGACCTGGGTGATCGACTCCCAGGTCGGCTCGAACGTCACCAGGATGGTGATGCTGTTCGGCGGCGCCGTGCTGCTCGCGGCCCTCCCGTACGAGGTCCCGCGCTCGCGGCGCTGGTACGGGGTGCTGCTCGCGTTCGTCGGGCTGAACGCCTGGATCACCACCAACAGCGTCACGGACATCGTCCGCACCACCCCGGTCGCCGCATGGAACCGGGAGCTGGCCCCGCTCGTGGACCAGCTCCAGAAGGCGGGCGCCGACCGCGGCCGGGTCGAGGTCGTCCCCGTCAGCAGCCACCGGGAGTCCTCCGCCTTCCCCTCGTACGTGAACCTCGCGCGCGGCTGGAACCGGCAGGCCGACCTGGAGCGCAACCCGCTCTTCTACGACGACACCCTCACCGCCGACAGCTACCGGGCCTGGCTGGAGCGCTGGGCGGTGCACTACGTGGTGCTGCCGGCCGACAAACCCGATTCGGGCGGCGAGGACGAGGCGAAGCTGGTGCGCGCGGGGCTCCCGTACCTCCAGCAGGTGTGGGGCGACGCGAACTGGCAGCTCTTCAAGGTCGACGCGCCGACGAACCTGGTGAGGGGGCCCGCGAGCGTGGTGCGGGCGGGCGCCGACCAGCTGGTCATCGACGCGAAGCAGGCAGGCCGGGTGCTGGTGCGGATCCCGCACTCGCCGTGGCTGGGGCTGGTGGACGCGGCGGGCAAGCCGGTGCCGCCGCCGCAGGAGACGGCGGAGTCGAAGGCGCGGGGGGCCGTGCCGAAGGAGTTCGCGAACACGGCCGGGTGCCTGTTCAAGGCGCTCCCGGACGGCGAGGGCGACGTGTGGACGGAGCTGCTGGTCCCGGCGCCGGGGGAGTACCGGGTGGCGGCGAAGTACCAGCTGCCGCGGGGCACGCCCTGCCCGGAGGAGGTCGTCCAGGCGACGCTGGGGACTCCGGAGCGTCCGGCTCCGGCGACCGGCTCGACTCCCTGA
- a CDS encoding GOLPH3/VPS74 family protein — translation MGRSRRTIPEELLLLALDPATGTTAQPQSLDLGLAGAQLVELALAGRIAPDGDRIAVVMPRPTGDPTLDSALELLRRRGSPVRAVHWIGGPRLGLRQIYLAHLERCGMVHAVAGQMCGVLPTTRYQATDTEISREIRARLDSAIRTGVPPDPRTAALAALAHAVGLGKHLYPGNEGRSSRSRLRDLIRHDPMGGLVAHAVMDVQNGVAAQPRRDRAPAPQARPTAGGVPMQPRRTGAMARVPAH, via the coding sequence ATGGGCAGGAGCCGCAGAACAATTCCGGAGGAGCTTCTGCTGCTCGCCTTGGACCCGGCCACGGGTACCACGGCGCAGCCGCAGTCGCTCGACCTCGGCCTGGCCGGGGCACAGCTAGTGGAGCTGGCTCTGGCAGGACGGATAGCCCCTGATGGGGATCGTATCGCCGTGGTGATGCCACGGCCGACAGGAGATCCGACTCTGGACTCCGCACTGGAACTGCTGCGCAGGCGCGGCAGCCCGGTACGGGCCGTCCACTGGATCGGCGGACCCCGGCTGGGGCTTCGTCAGATTTACCTCGCGCACCTGGAGCGCTGCGGCATGGTTCACGCCGTCGCGGGACAGATGTGCGGAGTGTTGCCGACGACTCGCTACCAGGCGACGGACACGGAGATCAGCCGGGAGATCCGAGCCCGGCTCGACAGTGCGATCCGCACCGGCGTACCGCCGGACCCGCGGACCGCGGCGCTCGCCGCGCTGGCCCACGCGGTCGGACTCGGCAAGCACCTGTACCCCGGCAACGAGGGGCGCTCGTCCAGGTCCCGACTGCGGGACCTGATCAGGCACGACCCGATGGGCGGACTCGTGGCGCACGCCGTGATGGACGTCCAGAACGGTGTGGCCGCACAGCCACGCCGGGACCGCGCGCCGGCACCGCAGGCCCGGCCCACGGCGGGCGGCGTCCCGATGCAGCCGCGCCGCACGGGTGCGATGGCACGCGTGCCCGCGCACTGA
- a CDS encoding D-alanyl-D-alanine carboxypeptidase family protein, translating to MAAKPSAPVDEPADSERTAVFRAVKPGAAKPEAAKPSAPAGGAGDSERTAVFRVPKVDALKPDAGQKSKPGAVKPGSASPSASAQAPAPAEDGERTAVFRAPKPEAPAPEAPEAPKAPKASTFVPLRTDGDGTTEAKPKPPVPPTPSVSAAASTATERLDRSDRSERTTQQPLPPKPPLDMLADLTNNPPPPPSPLRTAVRRFKIYAPLVVLLGIILAVVQLVRPLPEPKLVMTAKSSYTFEGAMPQLPWPSEGQAYMAAAGLGTLGQSGEQKPVPIASVTKSMTAYIILRDHPIKKGEQGAMIDVDKTAETEGKKNDSVNNESTLDTVKEGDKISEYDAIAALMIPSANNIARLLARWDAGSQEAFVKKMNDTAKELGMTNTTYTDPSGLDATTVSTAEDQVKLGLKLVEIETLLDITKKPNWVDPSGKSWRNWNGLTGPSGALGIKTGTTTKAGGNLLFAAQKKIGNTNQLIVGAVLGQHKPSIIDTVLAASKQLMVGTQKALDGATVVKKGDVVGYVDDGLGGRTPVVATADVQAIGWASLTVTVKLADGGGAMPQTATAGTEVGVLTVGEGASQVKVPVALKSDLASPGIGSKLTRIG from the coding sequence GTGGCTGCGAAGCCGTCGGCTCCGGTCGACGAGCCCGCGGACAGCGAGCGCACGGCCGTGTTCCGTGCCGTGAAGCCCGGTGCTGCGAAGCCCGAGGCGGCGAAGCCGTCGGCTCCGGCCGGCGGGGCCGGGGACAGTGAGCGCACCGCCGTGTTCCGGGTGCCGAAGGTGGACGCGCTGAAGCCCGACGCCGGGCAGAAGTCGAAGCCCGGCGCCGTGAAGCCGGGCTCCGCTTCGCCTTCCGCTTCCGCCCAGGCGCCGGCCCCGGCCGAGGACGGCGAGCGCACCGCCGTCTTCCGCGCCCCGAAGCCGGAGGCGCCTGCCCCCGAGGCCCCCGAGGCCCCCAAGGCCCCCAAGGCCAGCACCTTCGTGCCGCTGCGCACCGACGGCGACGGCACGACGGAGGCGAAGCCGAAGCCCCCGGTCCCGCCGACCCCCTCGGTCTCGGCCGCCGCTTCGACCGCCACCGAGCGCCTGGACCGCAGCGACCGGAGCGAGCGGACCACCCAGCAGCCGCTGCCGCCCAAGCCGCCGCTCGACATGCTGGCGGACCTCACGAACAACCCGCCCCCGCCGCCGAGCCCGCTGCGCACCGCCGTCCGCCGGTTCAAGATCTACGCGCCGCTCGTCGTGCTCCTGGGGATCATCCTGGCCGTCGTGCAGCTGGTCCGCCCGCTGCCCGAGCCGAAGCTCGTGATGACCGCGAAGTCCTCGTACACCTTCGAGGGCGCGATGCCGCAGCTGCCCTGGCCCAGCGAGGGGCAGGCCTACATGGCGGCCGCCGGCCTCGGCACGCTCGGCCAGTCCGGCGAGCAGAAGCCGGTGCCGATCGCGAGCGTCACCAAGTCGATGACGGCCTACATCATCCTGCGCGACCACCCCATAAAGAAGGGTGAGCAGGGCGCGATGATCGACGTCGACAAGACGGCCGAGACCGAGGGCAAGAAGAACGACTCCGTCAACAACGAGTCCACCCTCGACACGGTGAAGGAGGGCGACAAGATCTCCGAGTACGACGCGATCGCCGCCCTCATGATCCCGTCGGCCAACAACATCGCGCGGCTGCTCGCGCGCTGGGACGCCGGTTCCCAGGAGGCGTTCGTCAAGAAGATGAACGACACCGCCAAGGAACTCGGCATGACCAACACCACGTACACCGACCCCTCGGGTCTGGACGCGACCACGGTCAGCACCGCCGAGGACCAGGTCAAGCTGGGCCTGAAGCTGGTCGAGATCGAGACCCTGCTCGACATCACCAAGAAGCCGAACTGGGTCGACCCGTCGGGCAAGAGCTGGCGCAACTGGAACGGCCTGACCGGACCCAGCGGCGCGCTCGGCATCAAGACCGGTACGACGACGAAGGCGGGCGGAAACCTCCTCTTCGCCGCGCAGAAGAAGATCGGCAACACCAACCAGCTGATCGTCGGAGCCGTCCTCGGCCAGCACAAGCCGTCCATCATCGACACCGTGCTCGCCGCGAGCAAGCAGCTGATGGTCGGCACCCAGAAGGCCCTCGACGGCGCGACCGTCGTGAAGAAGGGCGATGTCGTGGGCTACGTCGACGACGGACTGGGCGGCCGGACTCCGGTCGTCGCCACCGCCGACGTGCAGGCGATCGGGTGGGCGTCCCTGACCGTGACCGTGAAGCTCGCGGACGGCGGCGGCGCGATGCCGCAGACCGCGACGGCCGGCACCGAGGTCGGCGTGCTGACCGTCGGCGAGGGCGCCAGCCAGGTCAAGGTGCCGGTGGCGCTGAAGAGCGACCTGGCCTCGCCGGGCATCGGCAGCAAGCTGACGCGCATCGGCTGA